One segment of Methanolinea sp. DNA contains the following:
- a CDS encoding IPT/TIG domain-containing protein, whose translation MTPPRLALARVVPLSILILLAAGTSCASPTVIYFNATGTTNWTVPEGVTAVDYLVVGGGGGGGTNGGGGGGAGGVVTGALLPVSGSVTVVVGAGGAGSTSSNAPGQNGMNSSFGTIVARGGGGGGSGNSVKGLSGGSGGGASATGIPGAGISGQGNWGGYGDTPGGSQRYWGGGGGGAGSAGGNATKNANGGAGGDGIVSSITGVALAYGGGGGGGGDSGIGGTGGTGGGGTGGIGANPGSDGLPNTGGGGGGGGTTGRGGAGGSGVVIIRYVLPAVTNLTPAEGPLEGGTNVTITGSGFTGVTAVRFGSTPAPSYTLVSDSTIFATSPPGSVPGTVNVTVTTPYGTSIPGPGSQFTYAVAHLEIDVNGTISNWTLSIGENIDATSLTLKVISTHGWSVSVYDALDLGKPASTAGHMAEFNGFSYNSSGRMLSRPVQLKDANATSFVTLTGVPQQYLSGGATPAGGTVYPVVVRQEVEYEDHRLTPPSVYQVIVTFVGTTL comes from the coding sequence GTGACACCTCCCCGGCTGGCCCTCGCGCGGGTCGTCCCCCTCTCCATTCTCATCCTCCTCGCCGCGGGCACCTCGTGCGCCTCGCCGACCGTCATTTACTTCAACGCGACCGGGACGACGAACTGGACAGTGCCCGAGGGTGTCACCGCGGTCGATTACCTCGTCGTGGGAGGCGGAGGGGGAGGCGGGACCAACGGGGGCGGGGGTGGCGGTGCCGGCGGCGTCGTCACCGGGGCACTCCTGCCCGTCTCGGGATCCGTCACGGTCGTGGTGGGTGCAGGGGGAGCCGGTTCCACGAGCAGCAATGCGCCCGGCCAGAACGGGATGAACTCGTCCTTTGGCACCATCGTCGCGCGGGGTGGAGGCGGTGGCGGGAGCGGGAACAGCGTGAAAGGGCTCTCGGGCGGCTCGGGCGGCGGTGCTTCCGCGACCGGGATCCCGGGCGCGGGGATTTCCGGCCAGGGGAACTGGGGGGGATACGGGGACACCCCCGGGGGGAGCCAGAGGTACTGGGGTGGCGGCGGCGGCGGTGCAGGTTCCGCCGGGGGGAATGCCACGAAGAACGCGAACGGAGGAGCGGGTGGTGATGGCATCGTCTCGTCCATTACCGGCGTGGCCCTCGCGTACGGGGGCGGGGGCGGCGGCGGGGGAGACTCGGGTATCGGGGGAACCGGGGGGACCGGTGGCGGCGGCACCGGGGGAATCGGTGCCAATCCCGGGAGCGATGGCCTGCCAAACACCGGGGGAGGTGGCGGCGGCGGCGGGACCACCGGCAGGGGTGGCGCGGGGGGTTCCGGCGTCGTTATCATCCGCTACGTCCTCCCCGCGGTCACGAACCTCACGCCCGCGGAAGGGCCGCTGGAGGGGGGCACGAACGTCACGATCACCGGCTCGGGGTTCACCGGGGTGACGGCGGTCAGGTTCGGTTCAACCCCCGCTCCCTCCTACACCCTCGTTTCCGACTCCACGATTTTCGCCACGTCACCCCCCGGCAGTGTGCCGGGCACCGTCAACGTCACCGTCACCACGCCCTACGGGACCAGCATTCCGGGTCCCGGGAGCCAGTTCACCTACGCGGTTGCGCACCTCGAGATCGACGTCAACGGGACGATAAGCAACTGGACCCTCAGCATCGGCGAGAACATCGATGCGACCAGCCTCACCCTGAAAGTGATATCCACGCACGGCTGGTCCGTCTCGGTCTACGACGCCCTCGACCTCGGGAAACCCGCGTCGACCGCGGGGCACATGGCAGAGTTCAACGGATTTTCGTACAATTCCTCGGGCAGGATGCTCTCCCGGCCGGTCCAGCTGAAGGACGCGAATGCGACGTCGTTCGTCACCCTGACAGGCGTCCCGCAACAGTACCTCTCAGGGGGCGCGACCCCCGCGGGGGGCACGGTCTACCCCGTCGTGGTGCGGCAGGAAGTCGAGTACGAGGACCACAGGCTCACCCCCCCGTCGGTGTACCAGGTCATCGTGACCTTTGTCGGGACGACCCTCTAG
- a CDS encoding fibronectin type III domain-containing protein — MESGTGIRGAGEPGRDRPSRRERRILRRSLPACILIAACAGLLLAGTPVLSGPVDVAKIEANIAPLRIAHIAVDEISPSGARISWVTDNPSDSWVYYDTTSHRNPEEYAWHAGTEVLSVTHQVTLSRLNPATLYYYRVVSRGPGGIVVVSGERVFRTLTLPPAGGGGGGGGAYGGIFSVIPFAPPTTAVPSPPATPPPLPPPGETGAGNITGDNWSPGIPPQPTGTPCAAITGGGPLPPPPCLAWILVAGVISLGLVLLLLFSRRRKEEGN, encoded by the coding sequence ATGGAATCCGGAACCGGTATCCGAGGAGCGGGTGAACCGGGGCGTGATCGCCCGTCCCGGCGGGAAAGGCGGATCCTCCGGAGGAGCCTTCCCGCGTGCATCCTCATTGCCGCGTGCGCGGGGCTCCTCCTCGCGGGGACACCCGTCCTCTCCGGGCCGGTCGACGTCGCTAAGATCGAAGCGAACATCGCACCGCTCCGGATCGCCCATATCGCGGTCGACGAGATCTCCCCCTCCGGGGCACGTATATCGTGGGTGACAGACAATCCCTCGGACTCGTGGGTGTACTACGACACCACGAGCCACCGGAACCCGGAGGAGTACGCGTGGCACGCGGGGACAGAGGTCCTCTCGGTCACGCACCAGGTCACCTTGTCCCGGTTGAATCCCGCCACGCTGTACTATTACCGCGTCGTCTCCCGCGGGCCAGGGGGAATCGTGGTCGTGTCCGGCGAACGGGTCTTCCGGACACTCACCCTCCCCCCCGCGGGAGGGGGCGGGGGTGGCGGGGGAGCCTACGGGGGCATTTTCTCCGTGATTCCCTTCGCCCCGCCGACCACCGCGGTGCCGAGCCCTCCCGCGACTCCCCCCCCACTCCCCCCGCCGGGTGAAACGGGAGCCGGGAATATCACCGGTGATAACTGGTCTCCCGGGATTCCCCCCCAACCCACCGGGACGCCGTGCGCGGCTATCACCGGGGGAGGTCCCCTCCCCCCTCCCCCCTGCCTCGCGTGGATCCTCGTCGCGGGCGTAATCTCCCTTGGACTCGTCCTGCTCCTGCTCTTTTCCAGGCGGAGGAAGGAGGAGGGTAATTGA